Proteins co-encoded in one Kineosporia corallincola genomic window:
- a CDS encoding APC family permease — MKTQTTRTAPAAGLTLGQGTALYVGAVLGTGVIALPALAADEAGPASLIAWVLMVIASAPLAFTFAALGARHPDAGGVAHYARLAFGHRASAVVGWCFYAAVPPGSTVASLVAGYYVEGAVGGGRPVVVGTALVLTLVAAGVNWFGVRVSGRAQLALTLLLVTFLLAAVVFALPGADTAHLRPFAPNGWTAVGPAAALLVWSFVGWEAITHLTGEFRDPARDLVRATAVAVAVVGVIYLAVAVTVILVLGPGAANSPAPLGELLAAAFGGGARPLAAAAAVLLTLGAMNAYYAGAAKLGAALGRDGALPAWLGRGSRAGEVPRRSLAVNLAGVLLVLAVVAVTGVDLNPVVLATNGLFVTVYAVGTAAALRLLEPGRARAVAAAAAVTVVALLAATGVHLLWALLVAAAALTYGAGKSPHR; from the coding sequence ATGAAGACGCAGACCACCCGGACCGCCCCGGCGGCCGGGCTGACCCTCGGCCAGGGCACGGCCCTCTACGTCGGCGCGGTGCTGGGCACCGGGGTGATCGCACTGCCCGCCCTGGCGGCGGACGAGGCCGGCCCGGCGTCGCTGATCGCCTGGGTGCTCATGGTGATCGCCAGCGCCCCGCTGGCCTTCACCTTCGCCGCGCTGGGGGCCCGGCACCCGGACGCCGGCGGGGTGGCGCACTACGCGCGGCTGGCCTTCGGGCACCGGGCCTCGGCCGTGGTGGGCTGGTGTTTCTACGCCGCCGTGCCGCCCGGCTCGACCGTCGCCTCGCTGGTGGCCGGGTACTACGTGGAGGGCGCGGTGGGCGGTGGCCGGCCCGTCGTGGTGGGGACGGCTCTGGTGCTCACCCTCGTGGCGGCCGGGGTGAACTGGTTCGGTGTCCGGGTCTCCGGCCGCGCCCAGCTCGCCCTGACGCTGCTGCTGGTCACCTTTCTGCTGGCGGCGGTGGTGTTCGCGCTGCCCGGTGCCGACACCGCCCACCTGCGGCCGTTCGCGCCGAACGGGTGGACGGCGGTCGGGCCGGCCGCGGCCCTGCTGGTCTGGAGTTTCGTCGGGTGGGAGGCGATCACCCACCTCACCGGCGAGTTCCGGGACCCGGCCCGGGATCTGGTGCGGGCAACGGCGGTGGCCGTGGCCGTGGTCGGCGTCATCTACCTGGCCGTCGCCGTGACCGTGATCCTGGTGCTCGGACCGGGTGCGGCGAACAGCCCCGCCCCGCTGGGGGAACTGCTCGCCGCCGCGTTCGGCGGTGGCGCGCGGCCGCTGGCGGCGGCCGCCGCGGTGCTGCTGACGCTGGGCGCGATGAACGCCTACTACGCGGGCGCGGCCAAACTCGGCGCGGCGCTGGGCCGCGACGGCGCCCTGCCCGCCTGGCTCGGGAGGGGGAGCCGGGCGGGCGAGGTGCCACGGCGCAGCCTCGCCGTGAACCTGGCCGGGGTGCTGCTGGTCCTGGCGGTCGTCGCCGTCACCGGCGTGGACCTGAACCCGGTGGTGCTCGCGACCAACGGCCTGTTCGTCACCGTGTACGCGGTCGGGACCGCCGCCGCGCTGCGCCTTCTGGAGCCCGGGCGGGCGCGGGCGGTGGCGGCGGCCGCGGCGGTGACGGTGGTGGCGCTGCTGGCGGCCACCGGCGTCCATCTGTTGTGGGCACTTCTCGTCGCGGCGGCGGCGCTCACGTATGGTGCCGGAAAGTCCCCTCACCGCTGA
- a CDS encoding alpha-hydroxy acid oxidase, with protein sequence MVAFKSVSTPEMSTLSQIRLTALSRLAPEVADFLEGGAGDEGTLTANRAAFSRWGFRQRVMSGLDVPDLSTSLLGTDLAMPVLTSPFGADGLFHPDGQKAVARAALAAGIALVVPEAGTHSLEDVVQAAPKAARIAQLHPMGPEQNFLRMLRRIEDAGCQAICLTVDCPTGGWRERVLRNAFDLDARFVGGNYPDDGQTRLIEVFGQLFERSAVVWSWERLASLMAHTHLPWIAKGIMTADDALAAEAAGAAAVYVSNHGGRQLDGVPAALDALVEVARAVDGRLPVLFDSGVRRGADVVKALALGADVVVIGRLAAYGLTAGGQAGVERVLSLLHDEIRTVLTLLGHGGVRDLGPGALVRLDGTDTPM encoded by the coding sequence ATGGTCGCCTTCAAATCGGTCTCCACCCCCGAGATGTCCACGCTCTCGCAGATCCGCCTCACCGCGCTTTCCCGGCTGGCCCCCGAGGTCGCCGACTTTCTCGAGGGCGGCGCCGGCGACGAGGGCACCCTGACCGCCAACCGGGCCGCCTTCTCCCGCTGGGGTTTCCGGCAGCGGGTGATGAGCGGCCTCGACGTCCCCGACCTGTCCACCAGCCTGCTCGGCACCGACCTGGCGATGCCGGTGCTGACCTCGCCGTTCGGTGCCGACGGGCTGTTCCACCCGGACGGCCAGAAGGCGGTGGCCCGGGCCGCGCTGGCGGCCGGCATCGCCCTCGTCGTGCCGGAGGCGGGCACCCATTCCCTCGAGGACGTCGTCCAGGCCGCGCCGAAGGCCGCGCGGATCGCGCAGCTGCACCCGATGGGGCCCGAGCAGAACTTTCTGCGCATGCTGCGGCGGATCGAGGACGCCGGGTGCCAGGCGATCTGCCTGACCGTCGACTGCCCGACCGGCGGATGGCGGGAACGGGTGCTGCGCAACGCCTTCGACCTGGACGCCCGGTTCGTCGGCGGCAACTACCCGGACGACGGGCAGACCCGGCTGATCGAGGTGTTCGGCCAGCTGTTCGAGCGCTCGGCCGTGGTCTGGTCGTGGGAACGGCTCGCGTCGCTGATGGCCCACACCCACCTGCCCTGGATCGCCAAGGGCATCATGACCGCCGACGACGCGCTCGCCGCCGAGGCGGCCGGGGCCGCCGCCGTCTACGTCTCCAACCACGGTGGGCGCCAGCTCGACGGGGTGCCCGCCGCGCTGGACGCCCTGGTCGAGGTGGCCCGCGCCGTGGACGGCCGGCTGCCGGTGCTGTTCGACAGCGGGGTGCGGCGCGGGGCCGACGTGGTCAAGGCCCTGGCCCTGGGCGCGGACGTGGTGGTGATCGGCCGGCTCGCCGCCTACGGGCTGACCGCCGGCGGGCAGGCCGGGGTGGAGCGGGTGCTGTCGTTGCTGCACGACGAGATCCGCACGGTGCTGACCCTGCTCGGGCACGGCGGGGTGCGGGATCTGGGGCCGGGTGCCCTGGTGCGGCTGGACGGCACGGATACGCCGATGTGA
- a CDS encoding 7-carboxy-7-deazaguanine synthase QueE, which translates to MVAGVVGPTVHAQGRSAGRRCVVVQMGGCNLSCSWCDSAFTWDTSRFDLAREVGYWKIEEIAETARSANTPLIVISGGEPLQQQTSPAWPQFLELLGGYEIGLETNGTFPPTELTLNRVSWVTVSPKLSHSGDPAWTRINRDALIAWGRCAQQFDIDFSFAVRDLSDIESALQIAKLHELPIDRIWIVPEATTAALSISRLAEVSEAAVQAGFNVSARLSALTNIQN; encoded by the coding sequence GTGGTCGCCGGTGTCGTCGGACCAACCGTTCATGCCCAGGGCCGTTCCGCCGGCCGTCGTTGTGTCGTCGTCCAGATGGGCGGCTGCAACCTGTCCTGTTCGTGGTGCGACTCGGCCTTCACCTGGGACACGTCACGCTTCGACCTCGCCCGCGAGGTCGGGTACTGGAAGATCGAGGAGATCGCCGAGACCGCCCGCTCGGCCAACACCCCGCTGATCGTGATCAGCGGCGGCGAGCCCCTCCAGCAGCAGACCTCCCCGGCCTGGCCCCAGTTCCTGGAGCTGCTGGGCGGTTACGAGATCGGGCTGGAGACCAACGGCACTTTCCCACCCACCGAGCTCACGCTGAACCGGGTCAGCTGGGTCACCGTCTCGCCCAAGCTCTCCCACTCCGGCGACCCGGCGTGGACCCGCATCAACCGTGACGCGCTGATCGCCTGGGGCCGGTGCGCCCAGCAGTTCGACATCGACTTCTCCTTCGCCGTGCGGGATCTCAGTGACATCGAGTCCGCCCTCCAGATCGCGAAGCTGCACGAGCTGCCGATCGACCGGATCTGGATCGTGCCGGAGGCCACCACGGCGGCGCTGTCGATCTCCCGCCTCGCCGAGGTGTCGGAGGCCGCGGTGCAGGCCGGGTTCAACGTGTCCGCCCGGCTGAGCGCACTCACCAACATCCAGAACTAG
- a CDS encoding GlxA family transcriptional regulator yields the protein MHTVALALTDGMPVFEFAVPCEVFGIDRPDLADPWYRLRFCGERPSYRTAAGLTVTPDGDLDLLERADTVLVPAMDRAHQLNPPPRLVAAVRRAHERGARIVSICAGSYLLAEAGILEGRRATTHWMGAADFSARYPGVRFTPEVLYVSDGDVHTSAGTGAAVDLCLHLVRLDHGVAVANEVARRMVVPPHRDGGQRQFVPPSRLTGTGDDPVGQALGWALDNLGKPLTVADLAARAHLAPRTFARHFRERVGGTPLQWLIQQRVRLAQELLETTDEPIESIARTTGFGSSAGLREHFRKIATISPSGYRHLYRHP from the coding sequence GTGCACACCGTCGCGCTGGCCCTCACCGACGGCATGCCGGTGTTCGAGTTCGCCGTGCCCTGTGAGGTCTTCGGCATCGACCGGCCCGACCTGGCCGATCCCTGGTACCGGCTGCGGTTCTGCGGCGAGCGGCCCAGCTACCGCACCGCGGCCGGCCTCACCGTCACCCCGGACGGCGACCTGGACCTGCTGGAGCGGGCGGACACGGTGCTGGTGCCGGCGATGGACCGGGCGCACCAGCTGAACCCGCCGCCGCGGCTGGTGGCGGCGGTCCGGCGGGCCCACGAACGCGGCGCCCGCATCGTCTCCATCTGCGCGGGGTCCTACCTGCTGGCCGAGGCGGGCATCCTGGAGGGACGGCGGGCCACCACGCACTGGATGGGTGCCGCCGACTTCTCCGCCCGCTACCCGGGCGTGCGGTTCACCCCGGAGGTGCTCTACGTCAGCGACGGCGACGTGCACACCAGCGCCGGCACCGGCGCGGCCGTCGACCTGTGCCTGCACCTGGTCCGGCTCGACCACGGCGTGGCGGTGGCCAACGAGGTGGCCCGGCGCATGGTGGTGCCACCGCACCGGGACGGCGGTCAGCGGCAGTTCGTGCCGCCGTCCCGGCTGACCGGCACCGGCGACGACCCGGTCGGCCAGGCCCTCGGCTGGGCCCTGGACAATCTCGGGAAGCCGCTCACCGTGGCCGATCTGGCCGCCCGCGCGCACCTGGCGCCGCGCACGTTCGCCCGGCACTTCCGCGAGCGGGTCGGCGGCACCCCGCTGCAATGGCTCATCCAGCAGCGGGTGCGCCTGGCCCAGGAGCTCCTCGAGACCACCGACGAGCCGATCGAGTCCATCGCCCGCACCACGGGTTTCGGCTCGTCGGCCGGCCTGAGGGAGCACTTCCGGAAGATCGCGACGATCTCCCCGTCGGGATACCGGCACCTGTACCGGCATCCGTGA
- a CDS encoding FAD-binding oxidoreductase, producing MTRVPAPPTRTALDELVAALPEGVVVTDPDLTGKYRADRSGDPGTGTPSAVVRAESTGQVVTALRWASRHRVAVVPRGAGTGLSGGSTAGPGSVVVSTERMRRITVDRLSRVAVAQPGLLNAEVKQAAAEAGLWYPPDPSSYEICSIGGNVATNAGGLCCVKYGVTTDYVLALEVVTPDGRALRLGGPRLKDSAGLSLTKLFVGSEGTLGVITEVTLRLMPPQPPPRTVVASFGSTRAATGAIVDITSAIRPAMLEYMDRVTVNAVEDSLRMGLDRDAAALLVARTDTEGSTADRELALIVAACERNGAGEVLATDDPAEGEAFTVARRQAIPALERRGRLLLEDVGVAVPRLPALVAGIERIAAAREVIIALIAHAGDGNTHPLIVFDPADGAAAARAQIAFGEVMDLAIELDGTITGEHGVGRLKQPWLAVQLGEDVMDLSRRVKAAIDPLGIMNPGAVL from the coding sequence ATGACCCGTGTGCCCGCACCGCCGACCCGGACCGCGCTCGACGAGCTGGTGGCCGCGCTGCCGGAGGGGGTCGTGGTCACCGATCCCGATCTGACCGGCAAGTACCGGGCCGACCGCTCCGGCGACCCGGGCACCGGCACCCCCTCGGCGGTGGTGCGGGCGGAGAGCACCGGGCAGGTGGTCACGGCCCTGCGGTGGGCCTCCCGGCACCGGGTGGCGGTGGTGCCGCGCGGTGCCGGCACCGGCCTGTCGGGCGGCAGCACGGCCGGCCCGGGCAGCGTGGTGGTGTCGACCGAGCGGATGCGGCGGATCACCGTGGACCGGCTCAGCCGGGTGGCCGTGGCCCAGCCCGGCCTGCTCAACGCCGAGGTGAAACAGGCCGCGGCGGAGGCCGGGCTGTGGTATCCGCCGGACCCCTCGTCGTACGAAATCTGTTCCATCGGTGGCAATGTCGCCACCAACGCCGGTGGTCTGTGCTGCGTGAAGTACGGCGTGACCACGGACTACGTGCTGGCGCTGGAGGTGGTGACGCCCGACGGCCGGGCGCTGCGGCTGGGTGGGCCCCGGCTGAAGGACTCCGCCGGGCTGTCGCTGACCAAACTGTTCGTCGGCAGCGAGGGCACACTCGGCGTGATCACCGAGGTGACGCTGCGGCTGATGCCGCCACAGCCGCCGCCGCGCACGGTGGTGGCCTCGTTCGGCAGCACGCGGGCCGCCACCGGGGCGATCGTGGACATCACCTCGGCGATCCGCCCGGCCATGCTGGAGTACATGGACCGGGTCACGGTCAACGCGGTGGAGGACAGCCTGCGGATGGGCCTGGACCGGGACGCCGCCGCCCTGCTGGTGGCCCGCACCGACACCGAGGGCAGCACCGCCGACCGGGAACTGGCGCTGATCGTGGCGGCCTGCGAGCGGAACGGCGCCGGCGAGGTGCTGGCCACCGACGACCCGGCCGAGGGGGAGGCGTTCACGGTGGCGCGGCGCCAGGCGATCCCGGCGCTGGAGAGGAGGGGCCGGCTGCTGCTGGAAGACGTCGGGGTGGCCGTGCCACGCCTGCCCGCGCTGGTGGCCGGGATCGAGCGGATCGCCGCGGCCCGCGAGGTGATCATTGCGCTGATCGCCCATGCCGGTGACGGGAACACGCATCCACTCATCGTTTTCGACCCGGCCGACGGTGCCGCCGCGGCCCGGGCGCAGATCGCCTTCGGCGAGGTGATGGACCTGGCGATCGAGCTGGACGGCACGATCACCGGTGAGCACGGGGTGGGACGCCTGAAGCAGCCCTGGCTCGCGGTGCAGCTGGGCGAGGACGTGATGGACCTCAGCCGCCGGGTGAAGGCGGCGATCGACCCGCTGGGCATCATGAATCCCGGCGCCGTGCTGTGA
- a CDS encoding metallophosphoesterase family protein produces MPTPAKLLAVSDLHIGYPENRAITESLRPGSDQDWLIVAGDIAEKVADVEWTLRLLAGRFARVIWVPGNHELWTHPNDPETVRGLERYERLVGICRELGVLTPEDEFAVWTGDGGPVTVVPMFLLYDYSFLAPGTSTKQESLKVAYDTGVVCSDERFLDPAPYPDRESWCAARIDYTRGRLEALEPGTRTVLINHWPVERHPNDILRYPQFAQWCGTTASADWHRRYRADVVVYGHLHIPRRTWLDGVRFEEVSVGYPREWRMWGQHEWLRQVLPLPEGVTAPESGTDTSFQRLWPKPEPEPSAASSEA; encoded by the coding sequence GTGCCCACCCCAGCGAAACTGCTCGCCGTCAGTGACCTGCACATCGGCTACCCGGAGAACCGGGCGATCACCGAGTCGCTGCGCCCCGGCAGCGACCAGGACTGGCTGATCGTCGCCGGTGACATCGCCGAGAAGGTCGCCGACGTCGAGTGGACGCTGCGGCTGCTGGCGGGGCGGTTCGCCCGGGTGATCTGGGTGCCCGGCAACCACGAACTGTGGACGCACCCGAACGACCCGGAGACGGTGCGGGGCCTGGAGCGGTACGAGCGGCTCGTCGGCATCTGCCGTGAGCTGGGCGTTCTCACCCCGGAAGACGAGTTCGCGGTCTGGACCGGCGACGGCGGCCCGGTGACGGTCGTGCCGATGTTCCTGCTCTACGACTACTCGTTCCTGGCGCCCGGCACCAGCACCAAGCAGGAGTCGCTCAAGGTCGCCTACGACACCGGGGTGGTCTGCTCGGACGAGCGGTTCCTCGACCCCGCGCCGTACCCGGACCGGGAGTCCTGGTGCGCCGCACGCATCGACTACACCCGCGGCCGGCTGGAGGCCCTGGAGCCCGGCACCCGCACCGTGCTGATCAATCACTGGCCGGTGGAGCGGCACCCGAACGACATCCTGCGCTACCCGCAGTTCGCGCAGTGGTGCGGCACCACGGCCAGCGCGGACTGGCACCGGCGTTACCGGGCCGACGTGGTGGTCTACGGCCACCTGCACATCCCGCGGCGCACCTGGCTCGACGGGGTGCGGTTCGAGGAGGTCTCGGTGGGCTATCCGCGCGAGTGGCGGATGTGGGGGCAGCACGAGTGGCTGCGCCAGGTGCTGCCGCTGCCGGAGGGTGTGACGGCGCCGGAGAGCGGCACCGACACCAGTTTTCAGCGGCTGTGGCCCAAGCCCGAGCCCGAGCCGTCTGCCGCGTCGTCAGAGGCCTGA
- a CDS encoding glycoside hydrolase family 3 protein yields MSSGKRHRLRARLGIVAPLAGFALVLAPLGAARADSGAPYLDPDRPVRARVADLLGRMTLAEKIGQMTQGERAPLTTDTGAVTELGLGSVLSGGGSVPTPNTPQAWADMVDGFQKEALATRLKIPMIYGVDSVHGNGNLLGATIFPHNIGLGASRDPALVRQAAQVTAAETRATGVPWVFAPCLCVTRDSRWGRGYESFGETPELVTAMTTAIDGFQGTRTADLKQADRVLATAKHFAGDGDTVYGTGSGEYPIDQGVTRTSRARFAQIDLAPFVSAVKQRDVGSVMPSYSSVDWTDDGLGNPVKMHAHQELLTGWLKQKTGFDGFVISDYNAIDQLPGTFAEQVTASVNAGVDMFMEPSRYREFVTTLTAEVEAGRVKRSRIDDAVSRILTKKFELGLFENPYADRSGIADIGSAQHRAVARRAVAQSQVLLKNSGNLLPLKKNAKVYVAGRNADDIGNQAGGWTLTWQGFSGNENQQPGTTVLEGIREVAPKAEVTYSEDGTAPAAGSDVAVVVVGETPYAEGYGDVGGPEWPWDPADGGVPREEKSLALQPGDQATVDRVCAAVGKCVVLVVSGRPQVVSTSSGVDALVASWLPGTEGAGVADVLFGKRAFTGKLPVTWPATAAQEPINVGDKDYRPAYPYGYGLTTRTS; encoded by the coding sequence ATGAGTTCCGGAAAGCGTCACAGGCTCCGGGCCCGGCTCGGAATCGTCGCCCCCCTGGCCGGTTTCGCCCTGGTCCTCGCTCCGCTCGGGGCCGCCCGGGCCGACTCGGGCGCCCCCTACCTCGACCCGGACCGGCCGGTGCGGGCCCGGGTGGCCGATCTTCTCGGCCGGATGACGCTGGCCGAGAAGATCGGCCAGATGACCCAGGGTGAGCGGGCCCCGCTGACCACCGACACCGGGGCGGTGACGGAACTCGGCCTGGGATCGGTACTCTCCGGCGGCGGCTCGGTGCCCACCCCGAACACCCCGCAGGCCTGGGCGGACATGGTGGACGGCTTCCAGAAGGAGGCGCTCGCCACCCGGCTGAAGATCCCGATGATCTACGGCGTGGACTCGGTGCACGGCAACGGGAACCTGCTCGGGGCGACCATTTTTCCGCACAACATCGGGCTCGGGGCCAGCCGTGACCCGGCCCTGGTGCGCCAGGCCGCGCAGGTCACCGCCGCCGAGACCCGGGCCACCGGCGTCCCCTGGGTCTTCGCGCCCTGCCTGTGCGTCACCCGCGACTCGCGCTGGGGTCGCGGCTACGAGAGCTTCGGCGAGACACCGGAACTGGTCACCGCGATGACCACCGCGATCGACGGCTTCCAGGGCACCCGCACGGCCGACCTGAAGCAGGCGGACCGGGTGCTGGCGACCGCCAAGCACTTCGCCGGTGACGGCGACACGGTCTACGGCACGGGCAGCGGCGAGTACCCGATCGACCAGGGTGTGACGCGGACCAGCCGGGCGCGGTTCGCGCAGATCGACCTGGCGCCCTTCGTCTCGGCGGTGAAGCAGCGCGACGTCGGTTCGGTGATGCCGTCGTACTCCAGCGTGGACTGGACCGACGACGGGCTCGGGAACCCGGTGAAGATGCATGCCCACCAGGAACTCCTGACCGGGTGGCTGAAGCAGAAGACCGGCTTCGACGGGTTCGTGATCAGCGACTACAACGCGATCGACCAGCTGCCGGGAACTTTCGCCGAGCAGGTGACGGCGAGCGTGAACGCCGGTGTGGACATGTTCATGGAACCCAGCCGCTACCGGGAGTTCGTGACCACACTGACCGCCGAGGTGGAGGCCGGCCGGGTGAAGCGCTCGCGCATCGACGACGCGGTCTCGCGCATCCTGACCAAGAAGTTCGAGCTCGGCCTGTTCGAGAACCCGTACGCCGACCGGAGCGGCATCGCGGACATCGGCTCGGCGCAGCACCGCGCCGTCGCCCGCCGGGCCGTGGCGCAGTCCCAGGTGCTGCTGAAGAACAGCGGAAACCTGCTGCCGCTGAAGAAGAACGCGAAGGTGTACGTGGCCGGGCGCAATGCCGACGACATCGGCAACCAGGCCGGCGGCTGGACGCTGACCTGGCAGGGCTTCTCCGGCAACGAGAACCAGCAGCCGGGTACCACGGTGCTGGAGGGGATCCGGGAGGTCGCGCCGAAGGCCGAGGTGACCTACAGCGAGGACGGCACCGCGCCGGCGGCCGGGAGCGACGTGGCGGTGGTCGTGGTCGGTGAGACGCCGTACGCCGAGGGGTACGGCGACGTGGGCGGTCCGGAGTGGCCGTGGGACCCGGCGGACGGCGGGGTGCCGCGCGAGGAGAAGTCACTCGCCTTGCAGCCGGGCGACCAGGCCACCGTCGACCGGGTCTGTGCGGCCGTCGGGAAGTGCGTGGTGCTGGTGGTTTCCGGGCGACCGCAGGTGGTCTCGACGTCGTCGGGTGTGGACGCCCTGGTCGCCTCCTGGCTGCCCGGTACCGAGGGTGCCGGGGTGGCCGACGTGCTGTTCGGGAAGCGGGCCTTCACCGGGAAGCTGCCGGTGACCTGGCCGGCCACGGCGGCGCAGGAGCCGATCAACGTGGGCGACAAGGACTACCGGCCCGCCTATCCCTACGGGTACGGGCTGACCACCCGCACCTCGTGA
- a CDS encoding TetR/AcrR family transcriptional regulator, with amino-acid sequence MAGDNLRADTHRTRQKLLDAAGELLRERGLAFTLPDLARRSGVSTATTYRHFDDVHAVYDGFYRRTQNVLLARLHATRDTADPLRAFEVTCREWVLSAMSWGRAATHIRSARGYLERIRDGDDPLLGDLDSTLTAVVRRLVEHGELPDVDLRYSVLIWITTFDERVIVDLSETLRWGPEKIAETLGRSVLAAWVASPGWIPDLTATPRAARTAQNDHGS; translated from the coding sequence ATGGCAGGCGACAACCTCCGGGCCGACACGCATCGCACCCGGCAGAAACTGCTGGACGCCGCGGGCGAGCTGCTGCGCGAGCGCGGCCTGGCGTTCACGCTGCCCGATCTGGCCCGGCGCTCGGGAGTCTCGACCGCCACCACCTACCGGCACTTCGACGACGTGCACGCCGTCTACGACGGGTTCTACCGGCGCACCCAGAACGTGCTGCTGGCACGGCTGCACGCCACCCGCGACACCGCCGACCCGCTGCGCGCGTTCGAGGTGACCTGCCGGGAGTGGGTGCTCAGCGCGATGTCCTGGGGCCGGGCCGCCACCCACATCCGCAGCGCCCGGGGCTACCTGGAGCGCATCCGCGACGGCGACGACCCGTTGCTGGGCGACCTGGACAGCACCCTGACCGCGGTGGTGCGCCGCCTGGTGGAACACGGCGAGCTGCCCGACGTCGACCTGCGCTACTCGGTGCTGATCTGGATCACGACGTTCGACGAGCGGGTGATCGTCGACCTGTCCGAGACGCTGCGCTGGGGCCCGGAGAAGATCGCCGAGACCCTCGGCCGGTCGGTGCTGGCGGCCTGGGTGGCCTCGCCGGGCTGGATCCCGGACCTGACGGCCACGCCGCGGGCGGCACGAACGGCCCAGAACGATCACGGATCGTGA
- a CDS encoding DNA glycosylase AlkZ-like family protein, whose amino-acid sequence MAAVVVTRQNVLGYRFRAQGLDRTAGPGHGPGHGPGHGLGGLLGIGVQDTPAGTADTALAVRGVPERPAGTRVVWSWRGAPHLHAEADLRALATAGWPVDDEDATRRIISPRIREGARRGLEAFRVAAQALRDAVDEGPAGSGVPKGEVSRRVSAAVPDDLNFDCPACASRHVSGGLFQLVGAAAGVEVLTRGRSTHLAPLPARLRVPRVPAAGGSGPGAMLSRYLLVNGPASSAALAAWAGMSVTALKPFLPPGLVPVTTPVGRAWMPEEALGDLTSAGLPGHVRLLPGGDPWLGVRDRELVVPDARRREDVYKALSNPGVLLVDGDVTGTWRARLGRGRVLEITLSAPDDVPTRLMRRIEAEAALIAPTRGAADFTVSTG is encoded by the coding sequence ATGGCTGCTGTCGTCGTCACCCGGCAGAACGTGCTCGGGTACCGGTTCCGGGCGCAGGGACTGGACCGGACCGCCGGGCCGGGTCACGGGCCGGGTCACGGGCCGGGTCACGGGCTGGGTGGGCTGCTCGGGATCGGTGTGCAGGACACGCCCGCGGGTACGGCGGACACCGCGCTCGCGGTCCGTGGGGTGCCGGAGCGGCCGGCCGGGACCCGCGTCGTGTGGTCGTGGCGGGGCGCGCCGCACCTGCATGCCGAGGCCGATCTGCGGGCGCTGGCCACGGCCGGCTGGCCGGTGGACGACGAGGACGCCACCCGCCGCATCATCAGTCCCCGGATCCGGGAGGGCGCCCGCCGGGGGCTGGAGGCGTTCCGGGTGGCGGCACAGGCCCTGCGCGACGCCGTGGACGAGGGCCCTGCCGGTTCTGGGGTGCCGAAGGGCGAGGTGAGCCGGCGGGTCAGTGCGGCGGTGCCGGACGACCTGAACTTCGACTGCCCGGCCTGCGCCTCCCGGCACGTCAGCGGTGGGCTGTTCCAGCTGGTCGGGGCCGCGGCCGGGGTGGAGGTGCTGACCCGGGGACGGTCCACCCACCTGGCGCCGTTGCCCGCGCGGCTGCGGGTGCCCCGGGTGCCGGCCGCCGGGGGAAGCGGTCCGGGGGCGATGCTGTCGCGGTACCTGCTGGTCAACGGGCCGGCGAGCAGCGCGGCGCTGGCCGCCTGGGCCGGGATGTCGGTGACGGCCCTGAAACCGTTTCTGCCACCGGGTCTCGTGCCGGTGACCACGCCGGTGGGCAGGGCCTGGATGCCGGAGGAGGCGCTCGGCGACCTGACCTCGGCCGGCCTGCCGGGACACGTGCGCCTGCTGCCCGGCGGTGACCCGTGGCTGGGCGTTCGCGACCGGGAACTCGTGGTGCCGGACGCGCGGCGCCGCGAGGACGTGTACAAGGCGCTGAGCAACCCGGGGGTGCTGCTGGTGGACGGGGACGTCACGGGCACCTGGAGGGCCAGGCTCGGCCGGGGCCGGGTTCTGGAGATCACGCTGAGCGCGCCGGACGACGTCCCCACGCGGTTGATGCGGCGGATCGAGGCGGAGGCCGCGCTGATCGCGCCGACGCGTGGTGCCGCTGATTTCACCGTGAGCACGGGGTGA